CGCCGCGAACGCGGGGTCGCCGGCGAGGTTGCGCAGCTCGCCGGGATCGGCGGCGAGGTCGTACAGTTCCACCGGCCGGCGCGCGTTGCGGCCGCCGTGCTGGTCGAGGGGCACGATGTACTTCCAGCGCCTCGTGCGTACGGCGACCAGCGAACCGACCGGGCCATCGTCCTGGAAGTACTCGTAGAGGAAGGCATCGCGGCCGGGCGCACCGCGGGCGACCGGCAGCCAGGAGCGACCCTGCACGCCGGGCGGCGACTTCACGCCGGCGGCCTCGAGCAGGGACGGCAGCAGGTCGATGTTCAGGACCAGTTCGGCGCAGTGGCCGCCGACCGACAGGGCGCGCGGCCACCGTACCAGCAGCGGCACACGGATGGCGGGCTCGTAGGCGCGCCGCTTGTCCCACAGCCCGCCGTGCTCGCCGAGCAGGAACCCGTTGTCGCTGGTGTAGATCACCAGCGTGTCGTCCCGACGTCCCGACCTCTCCAGAGCGGCGTCCAGGGCGGCCACGCTCTCGTCGACGGCGGCCAGGCAGCGGTAGTAGTCCAGGACCGTATCGCGATAAGACCCGTAGAGCGCCTGCTCCGTGCCGACCGCCTTCTGCGACATGTCCTCGTCCGGAGCCCAGAAAAGATCGGGATTCTCGCCCGCGTAGAGATCGGCGTGGCGAGCGGCCGGCACGAAGGGCGCGTGCGCCGCCTTGTGGCTCAGCACCATCAGCAGGGGCTTCTCGTGGGGGCGCTCCAGGAACTCCAGGGCCCGCGCGGTCAAGGCATCGGTGATGTAACGGTCCTCGTGGACGACCTCCCCGTCGACGATGAGGTCGTTGGGCGCGTAGGAACCCTGACCGTTCAACACGGTCCAGTGATCGAACCCGGGCTGGGAGAGGGGGCGCGGGAAGGGGCCCAGGTGCCACTTGCCCCAGAATGCCGTCTCGTAGCCGGCCGCCTGCAGCAGTTCGGGGTAGGTGGGGTTGCCGGGCCTCAGCGGCCGGCCGGCGTTCGTGGCGATGCCGTGTTGGTGCGGGTAGCGCCCGGTCAGGTAGCTGGCGCGCGATGGGCTGCACAGCGACGTCGTCACGAAGGCGTTCGTGAAGCGGACGCCGCCGGCCGCGACCCGGTCCAGGGCGGGCGTCCGCACGTAGGGGTGGCCGGCGCAGCCGAGGGCGTCGTGCCGGTGGTCGTCGGCCATGATCACCAGGATATCGGGGCGGGACGGCGGGGGCACGGCGCCGGGCGCGGAGGAGCCGGCCCGCGCCGGCAGCGCGCCGGCGGCCGCCGCGGCGGCGATCAGCTTCAGGAAGTCGCGTCGGCCGGTCTCCAAGCCATCCCCCGCACTCCACCGCGTGCGGCGGCGGCGGTCAGACCCCGAGCAGCAGCAACCACAGGATGCTCGTCGGCAGCGAGAGCAGCGTGGTGCCGATGACCATGGCGCCGGCGAGCT
This region of bacterium genomic DNA includes:
- a CDS encoding sulfatase, which produces METGRRDFLKLIAAAAAAGALPARAGSSAPGAVPPPSRPDILVIMADDHRHDALGCAGHPYVRTPALDRVAAGGVRFTNAFVTTSLCSPSRASYLTGRYPHQHGIATNAGRPLRPGNPTYPELLQAAGYETAFWGKWHLGPFPRPLSQPGFDHWTVLNGQGSYAPNDLIVDGEVVHEDRYITDALTARALEFLERPHEKPLLMVLSHKAAHAPFVPAARHADLYAGENPDLFWAPDEDMSQKAVGTEQALYGSYRDTVLDYYRCLAAVDESVAALDAALERSGRRDDTLVIYTSDNGFLLGEHGGLWDKRRAYEPAIRVPLLVRWPRALSVGGHCAELVLNIDLLPSLLEAAGVKSPPGVQGRSWLPVARGAPGRDAFLYEYFQDDGPVGSLVAVRTRRWKYIVPLDQHGGRNARRPVELYDLAADPGELRNLAGDPAFAA